The proteins below come from a single Corylus avellana chromosome ca3, CavTom2PMs-1.0 genomic window:
- the LOC132176706 gene encoding uncharacterized protein LOC132176706, protein MAPHDLRRPFKRPAISDQQRRRELSLQRQAQNRLDAQHHARRLASTLLFLQPPQSDPEADPEPDPEIAPEAEPEQVTSPSELDVREASKLKGAQARKWFARQLMLPEWMIDVPDQLAQDWYVFARPSGKRCFVVSTNGTTVSRLRNGSMLHRFPSALPNGARTRDASGSAQSYTILDCIFHEADQTYYVIDMVCWRGYSLHDCAAEFRFFWLNSKLVETGAFDPPSQYHRYRFSLVPVYNCDQSGLSAAYTEPVPYVKDGLLFYNKHAHYQTGNTPLALVWKDENCSQYVIDTDSKGQVPSQQQVVLELQDNGNLTTSDEPHVVFGCLDGDFMQKSGLCCGNLLRFAISNGGLSFLDGKLEKADLHYLGKSNRARAFADSYSKVMFQYMARHSPLKVDDLLASINSSIEQENKPSDDQEMVG, encoded by the exons ATGGCGCCCCACGATCTCCGCCGTCCGTTCAAAAGACCGGCGATTTCCGATCAGCAGAGGCGCAGGGAACTCTCTCTGCAGCGCCAAGCACAGAATCGCCTCGACGCCCAGCACCACGCCCGCCGCTTAGCCTCCACCCTCCTCTTTCTCCAGCCCCCACAGTCCGACCCCGAAGCCGATCCAGAGCCCGATCCGGAAATCGCACCCGAGGCCGAACCCGAGCAAGTAACTTCGCCAAGTGAGCTCGATGTTCGGGAAGCCTCGAAGCTGAAAGGGGCCCAAGCTCGGAAATGGTTCGCTAGGCAGCTGATGCTTCCCGAGTGGATGATTGACGTACCCGATCAACTTGCTCAAGACTg gTATGTATTTGCAAGGCCTTCTGGGAAGCGATGCTTTGTCGTTTCGACTAATGGTACCACAGTTAGTAGATTACGGAACGGTTCAATGCTGCACCGTTTCCCGTCTGCTCTACCCAACGGAGCTAGGACCAGAGACGCTTCAGGCTCTGCCCAATCATACACTATACTGGACTGCATCTTTCACGAG GCGGATCAGACTTACTATGTGATTGACATGGTTTGCTGGCGGGGTTACTCGCTCCATGACTGCGCGGCGGAGTTCAGGTTCTTTTGGTTGAACTCTAAGCTTGTTGAGACTGGTGCGTTTGACCCGCCTTCGCAGTATCATAGGTACAGGTTTAGTCTGGTTCCAGTGTACAATTGTGACCAGTCTGGTCTGTCTGCGGCTTATACGGAACCAGTCCCTTATGTGAAGGACGGTTTGTTATTTTATAACAA gCATGCACATTACCAGACTGGAAATACACCACTAGCATTAGTCTGGAAGGACGAGAATTGTAGTCAATATGTCATTGACACAGATAGTAAAGGACAGGTTCCAAGCCAACAACAG GTAGTTTTGGAGCTACAAGATAATGGGAACTTGACTACCTCAGATGAACCTCATGTGGTGTTTGGTTGCTTAGATGGGGACTTTATGCAAAAG TCAGGATTGTGTTGTGGAAATCTTCTGCGTTTCGCTATCAGTAATGGAGGATTGAGTTTTCTGGATGGGAAGCTTGAGAAGGCTGATTTACATTATCTTGGCAAGTCCAATCGAGCGCGTGCTTTTGCAGATAGTTACTCCAAG GTTATGTTCCAGTATATGGCTCGGCATTCTCCTCTAAAAGTTGATGATCTGCTAGCATCTATTAATTCATCAATTGAACAAGAAAACAAGCCTTCTGATGATCAGGAGATGGTTGGCTAA
- the LOC132173850 gene encoding isocitrate dehydrogenase [NADP]-like, producing the protein MLKIILCKSAYEKKWPLYLSTKNTILKKYDGRFKDIFQEVYEANWKSKFEAAGVWYEHRLIGDMVAYAIKSDGGYVWACKNYDGDVQSDFLAQGFGSLGLMTFVLVCPDGKTIEAEVAHGTVTRHYRVHQKGGETSTNSIASIFAWSRGLAHRAKLDENPRLLDFTEKLEAACIGAVESGKMTKDLALIIRGPKLAREHYLNTEDFIDAVAANLRAKL; encoded by the exons ATGCTCAAAATCATTCTTTGTAAATCTGCCTATGAGAAAAAGTGGCCACTTTATCTTAGCACAAAGAATACCATTCTTAAGAAGTATGATGGAAG ATTCAAGGACATATTTCAAGAAGTTTACGAGGCCAACTGGAAATCAAAGTTTGAGGCTGCTGGCGTATG GTATGAACACCGTCTCATTGGTGATATGGTGGCTTATGCTATCAAGAGCGATGGAGGTTATGTATGGGCATGCAAGAACTATGATGGTGATGTCCAGAGTGATTTCTTAGCCCAAG GGTTTGGATCTCTTGGATTGATGACATTTGTACTG GTTTGTCCAGATGGAAAGACCATAGAAGCGGAAGTTGCCCATGGAACTGTTACACGGCATTATAGGGTTCATCAGAAAGGAGGTGAAACCAGCACAAACAGCATAGCCTCAATCTTTGCTTGGTCACGAGGGCTTGCACACAG GGCAAAGCTGGATGAGAATCCTAGACTCTTGGATTTCACTGAGAAACTAGAAGCAGCTTGTATTGGAGCTGTGGAATCTGGAAAGATGACCAAGGATCTTGCACTTATTATCCGTGGACCTAA GCTTGCTAGGGAACACTATCTGAATACTGAGGACTTCATTGATGCTGTTGCGGCGAACCTTAGAGCAAAACTTTAA
- the LOC132175621 gene encoding probable inactive purple acid phosphatase 27, producing the protein MEDSSQWLKMILMIVVLSWLQILGLASAHGRARDDAHPLSKINIHKTTLALRDSVSIKASPSLLGSKGEDIEWVTVNLVNPDPSEDDWVAVFSPANFNSSTCKPENDEVAEPYICTSPIKYKYANYSNSEYTKTGKAVLKFQLINQRADFSFAVFSGGLSNPKLVAVSNYITFANPKAPLYPRLANGKSWDEITVTWTSGYGIHEAVPFVEWGLKGETKTRSPAGTLTVDQNSMCGSPARTVGWRDQGFIHTSFLKNLWPNAVYTYRMGHFLSNGSGVWSKTYSFKSSPYPGQDSLQRVIIFGDMGQAERDGSNEYGNKSPGALNTTDQLIKDLKNYDIVFHIGDMAYSDGYVSQWDKFTAQVEPIASTVPYMVASGNHERDWPDSGSFYQFTDSGGECGVLAETMYYVPAENRAKFWYSTDYGMFHFCIADSEHDWRQGTEQYKFIEHCLASADRRKQPWLIFAAHRVLGYSSNAYYAEEGSFEEPMGRDDLQKLWQKYRVDIAFFGHVHNYERTCPIYQNQCVNSETSHYSGTMNGTIHVVAGGGGHHLSTFSTVTPDWSIFRDLDFGFVKLTAFNHSYLLFEYKKSSDGKVYDSFTISREYKDILACVHDSCAPTTLAA; encoded by the exons atggAAGACAGCTCTCAGTGGTTGAAGATGATCTTGATGATTGTCGTCCTTTCGTGGCTGCAAATTTTGGGCTTGGCTTCGGCTCACGGCAGGGCAAGAGATGACGCGCATCCACTGTCAAAGATCAACATTCATAAAACCACGCTTGCCCTCCGAGACTCCGTTTCCATTAAAGCCAGCCCATCCCTTCTCGGCTCGAAG GGCGAGGACATAGAATGGGTGACAGTGAATCTTGTAAACCCAGATCCTTCCGAGGATGATTGGGTTGCTGTTTTTTCTCCTGCAAACTTCAA CTCATCAACCTGTAAACCAGAGAATGATGAAGTTGCAGAACCATATATATGCACAAGCCCGATAAAG TACAAGTATGCAAATTACTCCAATTCAGAGTATACAAAAACAGGCAAAGCGGTTTTGAAGTTCCAGTTGATCAATCAGCGGGCAGATTTCTCCTTTGCTGTTTTTTCAGGCGGTTTGTCAAAT CCTAAACTGGTGGCAGTTTCAAATTACATTACATTTGCCAATCCTAAAGCGCCTCTATACCCACGACTTGCTAATGGGAAATCTTGGGATGAA ATAACAGTAACCTGGACGAGTGGCTATGGGATACATGAAGCTGTTCCATTCGTGGAATGGGGTCTGAAGGGAGAAACTAAAACTCGATCCCCAGCTGGAACATTGACAGTTGATCAGAACAGCATGTGTG GTTCACCTGCAAGGACAGTAGGCTGGCGTGATCAGGGTTTTATACACAcaagtttcttaaaaaatttgtgGCCGAACGCTGT GTACACTTACAGAATGGGTCATTTCTTATCCAATGGTTCAGGTGTCTGGAGCAAAACCTATTCTTTCAAATCATCCCCATATCCTGGACAAGACTCACTACAACGTGTAATAATATTTGGCGACATGGGGCAG GCTGAGCGTGATGGTTCAAATGAGTACGGTAATAAGAGCCCAGGTGCACTGAATACTACCGACCAACTCATCAAGGACTTGAAAAACTATGACATAGTTTTCCATATAGGAGATATGGCTTATTCAGATGGATATGTCTCTCAGTGGGACAAATTCACGGCACAGGTGGAGCCCATTGCATCAACTGTCCCATATATGGTTGCAAG TGGGAATCATGAACGTGATTGGCCAGATTCTGGATCCTTCTATCAATTTACAGATTCAGGTGGGGAATGCGGTGTGCTTGCTGAGACCATGTACTATGTTCCTGCTGAGAACAGAGCTAAATTCTG GTATTCAACAGATTATGGCATGTTTCACTTCTGTATAGCTGATAGTGAGCACGATTGGAGGCAGGGAACAGAACAGTACAAGTTCATTGAGCACTGCCTTGCATCAGCTGATAGACGGAAACAACCATGGTTGATCTTTGCTGCTCATCGTGTTCTTGGATATTCCTCCAATGCGTATTACGCCGAGGAGGGCTCATTTGAAGAGCCCATGGGAAGGGATGACTTGCAGAAGCTTTGGCAGAAGTACCGGGTAGACATTGCATTTTTCGGCCATGTCCATAACTATGAAAGGACATGCCCCATTTACCAG AATCAATGTGTCAATTCAGAGACGTCACATTATTCAGGCACCATGAATGGAACAATTCATGTTGTCGCTGGAGGGGGAGGTCACCACTTATCAACTTTCAGCACAGTAACACCCGACTGGAGCATTTTCAGAGACCTTGACTTTGGCTTCGTCAAGCTCACAGCTTTCAATCACTCTTATCTCCTTTTCGAGTACAAGAAAAGTAGTGATGGAAAGGTATATGATTCCTTCACCATTTCAAGGGAATACAAAGATATCTTGGCTTGTGTACATGACAGTTGTGCACCCACCACTCTGGCTGCTTGA